In the genome of Rhodococcus sp. B50, one region contains:
- a CDS encoding recombinase family protein: protein MDGILIGYARCSTAGQDLRAQRTALKRLGVPDERIYTDKGYTGRNRHRPGLREALAACREGDTLVVAKLDRLGRSAVDLRAIADELEAKGTRLSIGGSVHDPTDPTGKLFFGMLSLMAEFESDLIRARTREGMAEAKKAGRLKGKQPKLSALQRKRLLADYESGEYTAAQLCEISGLSRSAMYATLRRAREEAELARN, encoded by the coding sequence ATGGACGGAATCCTGATCGGCTATGCCCGATGCAGCACCGCGGGCCAAGATCTGCGAGCGCAACGCACAGCCCTCAAACGCCTCGGAGTCCCCGACGAGCGGATCTACACCGACAAGGGCTACACCGGCCGCAACCGACACCGACCCGGCCTGCGCGAAGCACTCGCCGCCTGCCGCGAAGGCGACACCCTCGTCGTCGCCAAACTCGACCGCCTCGGCCGCTCCGCCGTCGACCTCCGGGCGATTGCCGACGAACTCGAGGCCAAAGGCACCCGCCTGAGCATCGGCGGCTCCGTCCACGACCCGACTGATCCCACCGGCAAGCTGTTCTTCGGCATGTTGTCGCTGATGGCCGAGTTCGAATCCGACCTCATCCGAGCCCGCACCCGCGAAGGCATGGCCGAAGCGAAAAAGGCCGGCCGACTCAAGGGCAAGCAGCCGAAGCTGTCCGCCCTGCAGCGCAAACGTCTGCTCGCCGACTACGAATCCGGTGAGTACACCGCCGCCCAGCTCTGCGAGATCAGCGGCCTGTCGCGCTCCGCGATGTACGCGACCCTGCGACGTGCCCGGGAAGAGGCCGAGCTCGCCCGCAACTGA